AAAATTTAAAATTCACTAACTTTGAGCTTGTGACTTTTGCATCTGTTAGTGAAATTTGTTTCAAGGATTAAATCATTGCTTGGGAAATTGATGCGACTAGTaaggaagaagaggaaagcgAGAGGAGCAGTCATGGTCATAGTTGGCTGGCTGGATTTCCGGCGAGGGAATTAGTAAAGTTTCTGGCTAgcacttattttatttttaggctATGACTTGTATGGGTCAATTTGTGGGCTACCAGATGAAATTtgttttgcccgatgggctataAATGAAGTTCtctcataaaaattcaaatatgCATTTTGAGCATCAGAAAATTTTGTAGTCATACTGGGCTTGTCGCCCATTAGAGTCCAAAAAAGTTGAAAGTGGATCAGATGTTGCGACAACCTGAGTCTCTGTTTGCTGAAAGCCCAAATCTTAAACGCTCCTACTACTAGGAAAATATATACTACTAACAGGGAAAGTGCACATATACCCGATTTTGGAGTTCATTATTGAAGTCATATCTACATTGCATAAAAATTTGAGAAATTTACCCACTTCTAAACACACTTTAGAATTCGACTCTGAAGAGCAACTTCAGAATCAGATATGAAATTCTTCCGTCACTTCAATGAAACTTTAGATAGGTGAATGTGAAGTTCTTTCATCACTTCAATGCAACTTAAAAAATTCGGatataaaattttataattgcttCACTGCAACTTCAGAATCAAGTTTGAAGTTTGTCTGAAGCAATCCTAACTTCATATCTCTAGAGTAAATACTTCATCTTCTTCTCCCTTAAATCATAGGTATTGCTAATTAGCATCAACTATACAAAAACCTATATATTAACCAATATCTTTGACATAAAAACACATAAAATTAATAAATAGTGCAAGCCATATGCACAGAATCAGAATGTACAAGTTAGTTGATGAAGGCGAAAGGACGCAAAAGAATCTGGTCCAGTAGTGCGAGAAAAAACTCAATATCTACCAAAGAAATGTTATCGGAATGAATTCTTTTACTGCAGAGATCCACCTCGTGATCTCAAGAGTCATTTTGATGTCACAAGGATGAAAATACAATAAAGAACCACGCCATGAAACCAATTACATGACATTTAACCAGAAGCCTTTGTATGCATATGCTTGTCATGTCTAATTTTAGTCTTCGAAAAGAAAATTGGCTGCAACGAGTGTTCAGTTATTCAGATATGACAATACTACAGGTGAAGATGAAAACTTTCCAGTTCTAACCAGCTTAAATGGTGTATTCGACAAGTCTATAATTGCACACAAAAGTTCAACAATAGAACTTCTGACTTATCAGCTTTGCTTGAATTTGTTGTCAAACTTGGAGAACACCATTTTGGGGATGCATGAGTTACAAAGCATCATGTAGAACAATCAGCATTTTTGTGAAAACACAATTTTTCTCCAGGATCATGACAGAACAATAAATTGAACTTAAAGATAATCAATCAAACCCATATAGCTACTATCTGAATGCACGAAATCTTCTCAACTTCATGAGGCCAAAACTATCTTTAAGGTAGAAATGTCAGAATGGACAATTAGACCATAAACTATGGATCTTTTGCATTAGCTGTACCCAAAACAAAATCATTCTCTTCCACCCTGCCGTTGTGTTTACAGAGCAGTGATTTATGTcgataaattaaaaaatattagaAGCAAAAGCTGGACAAATCAGTTACTACAAAAATCTGTAGAGTAAACAGATCTTTGGATCCTATGAGGTCAGACGAAGTGTTCTGTTGGATATTCATTCTCATAACCATTATAATCATAATATAGCCTCTCTCCCTTTCTAATATCTCTGCTTGCAATCAACAAAACTCGGCATTCACCATTAACATCGAATCTCACACATTTTACATTCTGCTTCTTCTTCCCATCACTGCATTAGAAGAAAATCTATCATTAAGACTCTTAGGGAAAATGAAAACACAAGGCAAAATTGACGTTCAACACTAGCATGCTTAGGTTTAGCATGTGCTTTCAGTTTTAGATTAAACTGCTTGTAACATAAAAGAATTTCTGAAATATTAGCTCTCCATATAATTAAAGACCAGTAAATCGTATAATTTTCTAATGAAAAGCTCAGATTCATTTCACAAGAAAGAACACATGATGCAACATGCAAGACTAATCGATGATGTGCAACATTCACAAGATCAAGTATGTCATACATAAACAACTATGATAAGAATGAGATATCGTAGTAAGCTCAATAGCACACAAGTGTTTGAGGGATAATGAACATACGGTGTATGGTTGTTTATCCCATTGATGAAACGAGCAATATTACTGCGCTTATCAGGACAAATGACGAGGTTTTTTGAGGGATCACTAGTAGTTAAAAGAGTCATCATGCTATCACCATCGTCAGTTTCCCGATTCTTCAAGTAATCAACATCTCCAACATATTCAGTAATTATTGTCAAGTCTCTTATGGATCTATCTGCTTCAACAGTAAAtctgaaaaatgaaaacaacAGATAAGCAAAGCATCTCATATTAGAAATGATACAAAAATgataaattgtaaaaaaaaatagGACAGCAAGATAATAGTTGGAATACATACCCTTCTTTGGGATCAAAAACAACCATAAGTGGTGGCCATTcaccctgtttcatcatgttctTGCACAAATGTAAAATTTCTGTATCTTCTTTCGATAATACCTGGAGTTGAACAGTAGAAGTTTTAACATTTGCAAATAGCCAAGTTAACAGATCAAGCAAAAGCTACTTAATTTTTTTCCAAGGAAATTCAAAATCttcaatttcttcttcttttttttccgcAACTGGCATGCTAAGTTGCTAATTGTATAAAGAAATTAGCATCACACAAAAGGCACATGTCCATGTAAACCACTGCAGGTTCTTTCATCAACAAAACTTGGTTATGTGACGAACACCATTATGGATTTCCCCTCAATCAATTAAACATGATTCAGTCCCAAATTAGCTGTTGTCAGCTAATTGAATCATATGTTATTCAGAGATTGTCAAAATGTGACTTTTAATCCTTGACCCAACGATACAAAAATCTCATCTTTAACCGTTATTAGGTTCTAAAGGCATCTTATTCATTTTCACGGGATTGAGAGATTTTATCTCTCTAAGAATTGTATTCAGCATTAGCATGCCAGTTTGGTTAAATCTGACAAATTTGATCAGTCAAAATGCTACCAAGATTTTATGTTCCGTTGTACCTGCATTCCTTCTCGCTCAAGTGATGCACGATTAGCTGATCTTCGGGCCATGCCTGGCATATAAGTAAGTTCATTACTGAAATCTGCTCCGGATGCTGACAAGGCAGTAGCAAGAGATGCCATTTGTTCCAATCTCCGGGTAGGATCCTCAGTAGGATTAAAGGGCaataaccttcttttcttctttgacaTTGCCAAACTACTACGTTTTCGCTTTTTCTGGCAATCTAGCAAATTCAAAAAGCAAATAACAAACCAAAAGTAAAATCATCTCAGATCTCAATTAATAAGAGCAAACAAATAAGATTAAATTCATAGACTAATAAAGGGTGCAAGAGACTTAGGAAGTACCTTTGCCTGGACTAAGATTGAAAAATGACTTTGATGGTCTCTCAATCCGGAAGAAATCAACTATCTTTGTTTGCATGAGAGGAAACTCTGCATATTAGAGAAAGAGTACCTTTATCAATCACTAATAAATTATGTATAAGCAATCATTGGATCCCCCTTATTTCCTTAAAAGATGAAATAGCGAAGACAATCATTTTGTTTCATGTACCagatttaaatctttataatcatGTGTAGAGACCAGGACATGGTAAAACAGTCATGACCATGGCTATCTAATTAATTTTTGTTCATCACCActattcttctttagaaaataaaACTAGTATAATTTCTACACCTTATTCCAAATTAGTTCGGATAAGCTATGCGAATACTCGATATCCATTTTATGTCATTTGGACCTTTCCATTCCAATACTCAATAAACTGGAGTTGATTTGCAAATCACAATTGCTGAAATCAATTTCACTCAACAAAATAATCTTGGACCCCAGGAAATGAAATGTGCCTAAGTTGGAGCCAAGCAATATTAGTCTATTTCAATTTAGAAAATAGAGAATAACCAAATAACAATTCTTAAATacacaacttcgaaaataaaagaaaaacagcAAAAATCCGTGAACATACTGGTTAGCTTTTCGTTGTTAATAACGCAAGAGGGGCAGAACCAGGAGCCTTTGGGAACGGATACAAGAATGGGTGTGAGGCAATAGAGGTGAAATCCGCGGTCGCATTTGTCACAAAGCAGGAGCTCAGCTGCGTTATCTCCGGATCCACATTTCTCACACAAGGTGTCGCCGTAATCGACTTCTACATTTTCACTCTGTTTGGACTTTGAGTGTGGTTTAGGAGCTTGGGTTCTTCTCCGCGATACCACTGTTGTTGAAGAAACCATTGTCAAATAATGAAAATCTGAGAATGTAGTTACTATCTATGTTGTCTGTGAAAGGGTAAGAATAGGAAAGGGCAAAAAGATTGGGATTTTTAATAGGGTTTTTAATTTCCTTTGGCGGTTGAAGAAACCGAGAATGGGTTTATTTTCGCGCGCTATTTACCACACTATTCGCGGGAAAAGGGAGATTAGCGCCAAAAATGTTACGGGTCATAGGGCACTTTAACTACCATTAGTATGGATTTGGGGCCTTTCTGGCCCACCTAACGGCTCATTGCTAAAGATAAAGCCCAACCCAATAGTGTGCTTTGACCCGCACACCATGAGTCACTAAAATATCtaagaagaattaacccaaataaccaTTCACCCAACCGCGTAAACTAAAAATAGCCAGTAAAGGTATAACATATGCATAATTTTTATGTTACATGTGTAATTgtgtataatcaatgtataatctCTATATAtgactaaaaaataaataataaatatagcCGGCTATTTATGTAAAGATCCCAATATCTAACCATTCGAACTAAGGGCTAAGTGCATTAGTGGCCTCTTTTAAGTctgctatttaaaatatattcatatttttaatatatttaaagatTAACCAATTCGCCCAAATTCAGGACTAAGTATCCTAAACTTCTATATCCTAAATTCTTGAGCTGCTAATTTAAACTTCATGACTAATTGTTCTGAATTTGTAAACTGCTAATTTTAAATTAAAGGCATAAGATTCAAATTTCTGGACATAATTTTCAAACTTTAGGACATGATGTCTTGAAGTTTGAACCTTGAGGCTTAAACTTCAAGACGTCATATCCTCAAATTTGAGCGAATTaactaatctttaaatacattgtaaaCTATGGATATATTTTAAACAACACGCTTACAAAATGGGTCCCTGGTGTCATTTTCACTGGACTAACAAGTTAAATAAagaatatttattatttattgtaGAGTAAAATTAACAAACATATTAGTCCACCTGTATTAATTTATATCTTTATAGTACTTTTTAGGATGTTACAAAATATTTGGCGAAATTTATTGAACACTGCTTTTACATGATTACTGATTCAGGTTCACTTCATACGCCTCATCATCAAAGTtctttaacaagtaaaagaataTTAATAAGCTTAATACACAATCTTATCCTACGGAAGAACAAAACACACGAGTTTAATGACTTGGAGGATCTATATTTAGAATTGATGCATAATGGAACATCATCACATTATAAAATTATATAGTCAACTCGTAGGGCTCTAATGAATTAGGACCAATACTCATTTAAGATGACAATAATGAAAAGGTAAAAATCAGTTAAAAAATGTACATCGATTTTACGTTTGATATGATATATGATGTTTTAcagaaaatattatttaaaaaataaattatttcttAAAACCACATTTTAGTGTTTGGTtgccaaaaatactttttaagTGAGACATCTTCCACCAAAAAATAAACACTTTTTACTCTTTAACCAAAGATAGTAGGTCAATTATTTGAAGAAGTCATAGGAATAtccgggagaaattcaaaaatagccaaatttatatgtggtcattcaaaaatagccatagtTTTAAAGGTAattaaaatttagccacttttcatgtaaagataaatatgaACGAAAATACTATTCAAAATCTAGAAAAATActtcagcataatatattggggtt
This sequence is a window from Nicotiana sylvestris chromosome 3, ASM39365v2, whole genome shotgun sequence. Protein-coding genes within it:
- the LOC104228166 gene encoding histone-lysine N-methyltransferase ATXR6 — its product is MVSSTTVVSRRRTQAPKPHSKSKQSENVEVDYGDTLCEKCGSGDNAAELLLCDKCDRGFHLYCLTPILVSVPKGSWFCPSCVINNEKLTKFPLMQTKIVDFFRIERPSKSFFNLSPGKDCQKKRKRSSLAMSKKKRRLLPFNPTEDPTRRLEQMASLATALSASGADFSNELTYMPGMARRSANRASLEREGMQVLSKEDTEILHLCKNMMKQGEWPPLMVVFDPKEGFTVEADRSIRDLTIITEYVGDVDYLKNRETDDGDSMMTLLTTSDPSKNLVICPDKRSNIARFINGINNHTPDGKKKQNVKCVRFDVNGECRVLLIASRDIRKGERLYYDYNGYENEYPTEHFV